In the genome of Coregonus clupeaformis isolate EN_2021a chromosome 1, ASM2061545v1, whole genome shotgun sequence, one region contains:
- the LOC121584301 gene encoding noggin-3-like: MDNSYYFLAMSMLVLSLGLRIEEGMCQHYYLLRPIPSDTLPIVELKEDPDPVLDPKERDLNETELRSTLGSHFDPHFMSITPPEDKYSGNEDLSDSEIRQKPSGAMPKEIKAMEFEIQHGKKHKPSKKLRRRLQLWLWSYAFCPVVYTWNDLGNRFWPRYVKVGSCYNKRSCSVPEGMVCKPAKSAHFTILRWRCLQRKGGLKCAWIPVQYPIISECKCSCTN, translated from the coding sequence ATGGATAACTCGTACTATTTTCTGGCTATGTCCATGCTGGTTCTGTCCCTCGGGTTAAGGATTGAGGAGGGCATGTGCCAACACTACTACCTCCTCCGTCCCATCCCCAGCGACACTCTGCCCATAGTGGAGCTCAAAGAGGACCCAGACCCTGTCCTGGACCCAAAAGAACGGGACCTGAACGAGACTGAACTCAGATCCACCCTGGGTAGCCACTTCGACCCACACTTCATGTCCATCACCCCGCCAGAGGACAAGTACTCGGGCAACGAGGACCTGAGCGACTCGGAGATCCGTCAGAAGCCGTCCGGCGCAATGCCCAAGGAGATCAAAGCCATGGAGTTTGAGATCCAGCACGGCAAGAAGCACAAGCCCAGTAAAAAACTCAGAAGAAGGCTGCAACTGTGGCTGTGGTCTTACGCCTTCTGTCCAGTTGTTTATACATGGAACGACCTCGGGAACAGATTCTGGCCGCGCTACGTGAAGGTGGGGAGCTGCTACAATAAGCGTTCTTGTTCGGTCCCTGAAGGGATGGTTTGCAAACCTGCCAAATCGGCCCATTTTACGATCTTACGATGGAGGTGCCTGCAGAGAAAAGGAGGTCTGAAATGCGCTTGGATACCAGTTCAGTACCCAATTATATCTGAGTGCAAATGCTCCTGCACGAACTGA